One part of the Aneurinibacillus sp. REN35 genome encodes these proteins:
- a CDS encoding amidase domain-containing protein, with protein MAYRAVTIPFFFLLFLCFSFSALAEEKHALEKEISSFLTRLFQARTQLLIHNTPTVLDKFYRVEEKTSRYALQHERRRAQYIHTWAEKRGLLFTDASQSIRIARIQAQKDAATISLVHTLKLTYVYPDKESKPQSFGVGTRHSIKLKKINGTWYVAKEWYSDPIEENPNTIPSHFVQPVLHHTDLVSKKQQKTSSSKKKFNREKAVNYANKYAGAAWGAGNNHGYNPKYRDYHYEGGDCTNFASQVLGDPEEGGGLPMRGGWYYRYKRGGSTTWVQTDAFKHFLIRSGYGRVVAKGTYADIVKPSPSHPQGALARLQPGDLIGYELKGDIDHFSIVVGRDDNGYLLVNSHTGDRYRVPWDLGWDQYTTFILIHIKD; from the coding sequence ATGGCATATAGGGCAGTAACCATTCCGTTTTTTTTCCTTTTGTTTCTCTGTTTCTCTTTTTCCGCTTTGGCTGAAGAAAAGCATGCCCTAGAGAAAGAAATTTCTTCTTTTCTTACTCGGCTTTTCCAAGCGCGGACACAGCTTCTGATTCATAATACCCCCACTGTATTAGATAAGTTTTACCGTGTAGAAGAAAAAACGAGCCGCTATGCTCTTCAGCATGAACGGCGGCGGGCTCAATACATTCATACATGGGCCGAAAAAAGAGGGCTTTTGTTTACGGATGCATCCCAAAGCATTCGAATTGCTCGGATACAAGCACAAAAAGATGCTGCCACCATCTCTTTAGTACATACGCTTAAGTTGACGTATGTATATCCTGATAAAGAGAGCAAACCTCAATCTTTTGGTGTCGGCACCCGCCATAGCATTAAACTAAAAAAAATAAATGGCACATGGTATGTGGCAAAAGAATGGTATTCAGATCCGATTGAAGAGAATCCAAACACCATTCCGTCGCATTTTGTACAGCCAGTTCTGCATCATACTGACCTGGTCTCAAAAAAACAGCAAAAGACGTCTTCTAGTAAGAAAAAATTTAATCGTGAGAAGGCGGTGAACTATGCGAACAAATATGCAGGTGCCGCATGGGGCGCCGGAAATAATCACGGGTACAATCCGAAGTATCGGGATTACCATTACGAGGGGGGAGATTGTACCAACTTCGCGTCTCAAGTGCTTGGAGACCCGGAAGAAGGCGGTGGACTACCGATGCGCGGCGGTTGGTACTACCGCTATAAGCGAGGGGGAAGCACGACATGGGTGCAAACAGATGCCTTTAAGCACTTTCTTATTCGAAGCGGGTACGGAAGGGTCGTAGCAAAAGGAACGTATGCAGACATTGTGAAGCCAAGCCCGTCTCATCCGCAGGGTGCTCTCGCTCGATTGCAGCCCGGTGACTTAATAGGCTATGAACTCAAGGGAGATATTGATCACTTTTCTATTGTGGTAGGACGCGATGATAACGGATACCTGTTAGTGAATTCTCATACAGGTGACCGCTATCGCGTGCCGTGGGATTTAGGATGGGATCAATATACGACGTTTATTTTGATTCATATCAAGGATTGA
- a CDS encoding RidA family protein: MTTTKTYNHGVAWEEAYGLTQGYSVNGTIYISGQFSHDMQGAFVGEGDFEAQAQQTLKNLDCVLEGFGVTRSNIAEMEIFLTNPQEHFEQCVVLFKEYVGSHRPAGTLIGVSGLAFPHQLIEIRAVAHTD; this comes from the coding sequence ATGACGACGACTAAAACCTACAATCACGGTGTTGCATGGGAAGAAGCTTATGGTCTCACCCAGGGTTACAGCGTTAACGGCACCATCTACATTTCAGGTCAATTCTCCCACGATATGCAGGGCGCATTCGTTGGCGAGGGTGATTTTGAGGCACAGGCCCAGCAAACGCTGAAGAACCTTGATTGCGTTCTGGAGGGGTTTGGTGTAACAAGATCGAACATCGCTGAAATGGAGATCTTTCTGACAAACCCGCAAGAGCATTTCGAGCAGTGCGTCGTTCTGTTCAAGGAGTATGTGGGCAGCCATCGGCCGGCCGGTACCCTCATCGGCGTGTCAGGTCTGGCGTTCCCTCACCAACTAATTGAAATCCGCGCAGTCGCACACACCGACTAA
- a CDS encoding DMT family transporter, with protein MIIVNYAAMCLVFGTTFLAIKVGIDAGAPPFFSAGLRFFLAGIILLLWMVWKKKATFSLLLHKEMWLTGMGLTFGTFATLYWAEQYVSSGAAAILSATAPLMILLIQAAILRESVSRHARFGCIIGFSGVIILVLPHISVQFNIYSTLGFIAILLGQMFYSSGTLYSKKVIKNFADTSPIALNAAQMMHGGIMLIALSLLTETVSLETLLSPGAIASLFYLTVIGSMVGHTLFYWLIAKTNPLFPTTWLYISPIIAMTLGITLYNEAFSWFSITGSMTILTGIIVLNLDTLRQLLGRRKLWI; from the coding sequence ATGATTATTGTTAATTATGCAGCAATGTGCCTTGTTTTCGGCACAACATTTTTAGCCATTAAAGTGGGGATTGATGCGGGTGCACCTCCCTTCTTCTCGGCGGGTCTTCGCTTTTTTCTGGCAGGAATCATCCTTTTACTGTGGATGGTATGGAAAAAGAAAGCTACGTTCTCATTATTGCTCCATAAAGAAATGTGGCTCACTGGAATGGGCTTAACCTTCGGGACATTCGCCACGCTTTATTGGGCTGAGCAGTATGTTTCTTCCGGAGCAGCAGCGATCCTTTCCGCGACGGCGCCTTTAATGATCTTACTTATACAGGCAGCCATTCTTCGTGAAAGCGTCTCACGTCATGCAAGATTCGGTTGTATCATCGGATTTTCTGGTGTTATTATTCTCGTTCTGCCGCATATTTCCGTACAATTCAATATCTACTCTACACTTGGCTTTATAGCCATACTTCTGGGGCAAATGTTTTATTCTTCAGGAACATTGTATTCAAAAAAAGTCATCAAAAACTTTGCCGATACTTCCCCTATCGCTTTAAATGCCGCGCAGATGATGCATGGAGGCATAATGCTGATCGCCCTGTCTTTGCTAACCGAGACCGTATCTTTAGAGACGCTGCTCTCACCTGGCGCGATAGCTTCTCTATTCTATCTGACCGTTATAGGCTCCATGGTCGGCCACACTCTTTTTTACTGGCTGATAGCGAAAACAAATCCACTCTTTCCTACCACCTGGCTTTATATTTCGCCTATTATAGCGATGACATTGGGAATTACCCTGTATAATGAGGCTTTTTCGTGGTTTAGCATCACGGGGAGTATGACGATTCTTACAGGCATTATTGTATTAAATCTTGACACACTGAGACAATTACTCGGACGTAGAAAACTGTGGATTTAA
- a CDS encoding polysaccharide deacetylase family protein has translation MKTKKMIIYVCLLILCAYSASQSVHEQYVATNMGPASIHKETDYSFQDIFYNAKIKEKLIAFTFDDGPHPVYTRKVLKTLDKYQAKGTFFVTGQRAKRYGSIIKEMSEQGHEIGNHTFSHPSMRRITVEQLQEEIQKTDAIIHSLTGEYPVFFRPPGGVKNDIVIEAARRKKHMIVIWSRNQDTRDWSNPGIKNMVRQVTQHAEPGHIVLFHDSGVNRTQTVKALEQILNILSKKGYKFVTLSDLIHQAIEENAQ, from the coding sequence ATGAAGACTAAAAAAATGATCATCTATGTATGCTTACTCATCCTCTGCGCCTATTCCGCATCTCAATCGGTACATGAGCAGTATGTTGCCACAAATATGGGTCCGGCTTCCATTCATAAAGAAACAGATTATTCTTTTCAGGACATTTTTTATAACGCCAAGATTAAAGAAAAGCTGATTGCCTTCACTTTTGATGACGGTCCACACCCCGTCTATACACGCAAAGTATTAAAGACGTTAGATAAGTACCAGGCAAAGGGAACCTTTTTTGTTACGGGGCAGCGTGCAAAACGATATGGATCGATTATTAAAGAAATGAGTGAGCAAGGACATGAGATTGGAAATCATACATTTTCTCATCCTTCTATGAGGCGAATCACCGTAGAGCAATTACAGGAAGAAATCCAAAAGACCGACGCTATTATTCACTCTTTGACCGGAGAATACCCCGTGTTCTTTCGTCCTCCCGGCGGTGTAAAAAATGATATTGTGATTGAAGCGGCCCGCAGGAAAAAACATATGATTGTCATATGGTCAAGAAATCAAGATACAAGGGATTGGTCTAACCCGGGTATCAAAAACATGGTAAGGCAGGTTACACAACATGCTGAACCTGGACACATCGTATTATTTCATGACTCGGGAGTGAATCGGACACAAACCGTAAAGGCTTTGGAACAAATCCTGAATATCCTCTCCAAAAAGGGGTATAAATTTGTCACGCTGTCTGATTTAATCCATCAGGCGATAGAAGAAAATGCTCAGTAG
- a CDS encoding DUF817 domain-containing protein, giving the protein MVYLRRLYDFGYQQAMSCIFPVAIFLTLALSKMIHIPGLYRYDFILFICLLVQYVMYKTGLETKDELKVISLFHLIGLMLEIYKVHAGSWSYPEPAWTKVMGVPLYSGFMYASVASYMCQSWRRLHLQVHGWPTAVWTVALGAMIYLNFFTHHYVYDFRWVLTVLLFIVFFCTSVQFSLQEATYKMPLVLSFFLIGFFIWIAENITTFLGAWQYPNQREAWEIVHIGKISSWFLLVVISFIIVAQLKHVKMKKEKEEVCQHFI; this is encoded by the coding sequence GTGGTATATTTGCGTCGATTGTATGATTTCGGTTATCAACAGGCCATGTCCTGTATATTTCCTGTTGCTATTTTTCTAACCCTTGCCCTTTCAAAAATGATCCATATTCCAGGTCTGTATCGGTATGATTTCATTCTGTTTATTTGTCTTCTCGTTCAATATGTGATGTATAAAACAGGCCTGGAAACAAAGGATGAACTAAAAGTGATTTCTTTGTTTCATCTGATTGGACTGATGCTTGAAATCTATAAAGTTCATGCCGGTTCTTGGTCTTATCCGGAGCCTGCCTGGACGAAGGTTATGGGTGTTCCGCTGTATAGCGGATTTATGTATGCGAGCGTAGCCAGCTACATGTGCCAATCGTGGCGGAGGCTGCACCTGCAAGTACATGGATGGCCAACTGCAGTATGGACCGTAGCACTTGGTGCAATGATTTATCTTAATTTTTTTACACACCATTACGTGTATGATTTTCGCTGGGTGTTAACCGTATTACTCTTCATTGTATTTTTTTGTACGTCGGTACAGTTTTCCTTACAGGAAGCCACCTATAAAATGCCGCTGGTGCTTTCGTTCTTTCTAATCGGCTTTTTTATTTGGATTGCGGAAAACATTACGACTTTTTTGGGAGCGTGGCAGTATCCAAATCAACGGGAGGCTTGGGAAATTGTTCATATCGGGAAAATCAGTTCTTGGTTTTTGCTTGTTGTGATTAGCTTTATCATTGTGGCGCAGCTCAAGCACGTGAAAATGAAAAAAGAAAAGGAAGAAGTTTGTCAGCACTTCATTTAA
- a CDS encoding YfmQ family protein produces the protein MTIWLILSLVVMGFVKILLTCLPSSVAGSIFGRFELHPKLDEAAVTVTVDGKRLEGEDKTQAVTLFNEAIFLEQYDFPPAHSGTPLVIDMKRGKKDVRFFIYKYNDHVDVFKQYKKKVVAYSLRSKSLQQQSMMLHVQS, from the coding sequence ATGACGATCTGGCTTATACTTTCATTGGTGGTTATGGGGTTTGTTAAAATATTATTGACATGTCTTCCTAGCTCTGTTGCAGGTTCAATTTTCGGAAGATTTGAATTGCATCCAAAGCTTGACGAGGCGGCCGTCACTGTCACGGTTGACGGAAAACGCTTAGAAGGTGAAGACAAAACGCAAGCTGTTACTCTTTTTAATGAAGCAATATTTTTGGAACAGTATGATTTTCCTCCGGCGCACAGTGGCACTCCATTGGTCATTGATATGAAGAGAGGCAAAAAAGATGTTCGGTTTTTTATATACAAGTACAATGACCACGTTGATGTATTCAAACAGTACAAAAAGAAAGTGGTCGCGTATAGTCTGCGTTCCAAAAGCCTGCAGCAGCAGTCTATGATGTTACATGTACAGAGCTAA
- a CDS encoding class F sortase yields MYRSIRIILFIIFLSSFTSLLLFSHNIRSTHAINTAAIVPTRLEIPSIGLVAPIEPVGILANGQMGVPASFNKAGILMPWTKPGEKGNAVIAGHFDHYTGPAIFYHLRKLQPKDKIFLYDNKGTTLVFSVKSVESFKVKEAPLEKIFGASAKANLNLITCAGKFNKKKQEHARRLVVFAELSL; encoded by the coding sequence ATGTATAGAAGCATACGCATTATTCTTTTTATCATTTTTCTATCTTCCTTCACCTCTCTCTTACTCTTTTCACATAACATACGCAGCACTCATGCCATAAACACAGCAGCTATCGTGCCAACTCGTTTGGAAATACCGTCCATTGGCTTGGTTGCACCCATTGAACCTGTAGGTATTTTAGCTAACGGACAAATGGGTGTACCCGCTTCCTTCAATAAAGCAGGAATCCTAATGCCGTGGACAAAACCAGGAGAGAAAGGAAATGCTGTCATTGCAGGTCATTTTGATCATTATACGGGTCCGGCCATTTTTTATCATTTGAGAAAGCTGCAACCAAAAGATAAAATTTTTCTGTATGACAATAAAGGTACTACGTTGGTTTTCTCCGTAAAGTCTGTCGAATCATTCAAGGTAAAAGAAGCCCCTTTAGAAAAAATTTTTGGGGCGTCGGCAAAAGCCAATCTCAACCTAATTACCTGTGCCGGTAAGTTTAACAAAAAAAAGCAAGAACACGCCCGGCGTCTTGTTGTCTTTGCTGAACTTTCTTTATGA
- a CDS encoding NERD domain-containing protein produces the protein MEYILLCGIILLLFILAQIKSAGKKKGKRHRAPDYSNEKAERKGRMGEAIVQDILSRLGDEYISLHDVMIQGNSGRTSQIDHIVLSPYGIFILETKAYNSYIKGYEDAKNWVQFLKNGQRHEFYNPIKQNEGHLKALRAVLNDMDRSLPFISIVVFVGTKDVEVEATKAIVVRENDLLSAIQKHTERKMPVEQVYKTADVLREANIKGEKAREQHVVDIQKRTEQVENGICPSCNSPLVERNGQYGTFLGCSGYPHCKFKVSLKQKKEAVPS, from the coding sequence GTGGAGTACATTTTACTATGCGGGATCATTTTACTGCTCTTTATCCTGGCACAAATCAAATCTGCCGGAAAGAAAAAGGGGAAGCGCCACAGAGCGCCGGATTACTCAAATGAAAAAGCCGAACGTAAAGGTCGGATGGGGGAAGCAATTGTACAAGACATCCTCTCACGGCTGGGAGATGAGTACATAAGTCTACATGACGTCATGATCCAGGGAAACAGCGGACGCACTTCACAGATCGACCATATCGTATTATCTCCATACGGTATCTTCATCTTGGAAACGAAAGCGTACAACAGTTATATCAAAGGCTACGAGGACGCAAAGAACTGGGTTCAGTTTTTGAAGAATGGTCAGCGGCATGAGTTTTACAATCCAATTAAGCAGAACGAAGGACATCTTAAGGCGCTGCGGGCTGTACTGAATGATATGGATAGATCACTACCGTTCATCTCTATTGTTGTATTCGTCGGGACGAAGGATGTAGAAGTAGAAGCGACAAAAGCAATCGTGGTACGGGAGAATGATCTTCTGTCTGCGATCCAGAAGCATACAGAGCGAAAAATGCCCGTTGAGCAAGTATATAAGACGGCAGATGTTCTGCGGGAAGCAAATATCAAGGGTGAGAAAGCGCGAGAGCAGCATGTTGTTGACATTCAGAAGCGTACAGAGCAAGTGGAGAATGGGATATGTCCGAGTTGTAACAGCCCGTTAGTAGAGCGCAACGGGCAGTATGGGACATTCCTGGGATGCTCGGGGTATCCGCATTGTAAGTTCAAGGTAAGCCTAAAACAGAAGAAAGAGGCTGTACCGTCATGA
- the mutL gene encoding DNA mismatch repair endonuclease MutL, giving the protein MAHIQVMDAQLANLIAAGEVVERPASVVKELVENAIDAGSTRIEVHLEEGGLASIRVVDNGYGMDEADVRLAFERHATSKLKRERDLAHIRTLGFRGEALPSIAAVSRTEVKSTPQGEKGGTRIRIVGGAEEVCEPTAFPRGTEVVVADLFYNTPARLKYMKTIHTEVGHVSDVMNRLALSHPDIAFLLTHNQKQLLRTSGDGKLLHVIAAVYGMNIARNMVEIKAESLDFTVRGYLAKPEITRASRSYISTLINGRYVRSMGVAGAILRGYHTLLPINRYPIAVLSIEMEPTLVDVNVHPAKLEVRFSKDQELYAFIEQEVRRVWSGQKLIPEPSAQRSASSSPRPKNNEYQASMDWTLFVPDKENRSEGAAASMSQEWRTQAAQPPQTASVREPSYKRTDPLEEEMDAMRMPASPWSTQTDDMSAAHSQLEAEQSVEERRTHSYEVKRTETVEAEASLYQTEPGSGYVAEQKMEAVEAPASADAAPAREMEEAAERTSTPRVPEMYPLGQLHGTYILAQNQDGMFMIDQHAAQERIFYEYFLNKLRQEAIESQDLLIPITLELTVAEAAAVEEGREWFEHVGVHMEPFGTNSYIIRSHPRWLPRGEEEAILREMVEMVLTSRKGIDVVKLREAAAITMSCKAAIKANRYLNHAEMEALIERLRRTTSPFTCPHGRPIIIHFSTYDIEKMFKRVM; this is encoded by the coding sequence GTGGCACACATTCAGGTAATGGATGCCCAATTGGCGAACTTAATTGCGGCGGGGGAGGTTGTCGAGAGGCCTGCTTCCGTCGTGAAAGAACTGGTGGAAAATGCAATTGATGCAGGAAGCACGCGGATCGAGGTTCATCTCGAAGAAGGGGGTCTTGCTTCCATCCGCGTGGTTGATAATGGCTATGGCATGGATGAAGCGGATGTGCGTTTGGCGTTTGAGCGGCATGCGACCAGCAAGCTGAAGCGGGAGCGTGACCTGGCTCATATTCGGACACTAGGATTTCGCGGGGAGGCGCTGCCAAGCATTGCTGCGGTCTCTAGGACAGAAGTCAAAAGCACACCGCAAGGCGAGAAGGGCGGAACTCGCATTCGCATTGTCGGAGGTGCGGAAGAAGTATGCGAACCGACGGCATTTCCTCGCGGCACGGAGGTAGTCGTAGCTGATTTATTTTATAATACGCCAGCTAGGCTCAAATACATGAAGACGATTCACACGGAAGTTGGACATGTCTCAGATGTAATGAATCGATTGGCGCTGTCGCATCCGGATATCGCATTTCTGCTGACGCATAATCAGAAGCAGCTGTTGCGCACATCAGGCGATGGGAAACTGCTTCACGTGATTGCGGCCGTTTACGGCATGAATATTGCTCGCAATATGGTCGAAATCAAGGCGGAGTCGCTTGACTTTACAGTGCGCGGCTATCTTGCAAAGCCGGAAATTACCCGAGCCAGCCGTTCGTATATCTCGACGCTGATTAACGGCCGCTATGTCCGCAGCATGGGCGTGGCAGGGGCGATTCTACGCGGTTATCATACGCTGCTGCCGATCAACAGGTATCCGATTGCTGTGCTGTCGATTGAGATGGAACCTACATTAGTCGATGTGAATGTTCATCCGGCGAAGCTAGAAGTGCGCTTTAGTAAAGACCAGGAGCTCTATGCTTTTATCGAACAGGAGGTCCGTCGGGTGTGGAGCGGGCAGAAATTAATTCCCGAACCCAGTGCACAACGTTCTGCTTCATCCAGTCCACGACCTAAAAATAATGAGTATCAAGCATCAATGGATTGGACGTTATTTGTACCGGATAAGGAAAATCGAAGTGAGGGAGCCGCCGCTTCTATGTCTCAGGAGTGGAGAACGCAGGCAGCGCAACCACCGCAAACAGCTTCTGTACGTGAACCTTCGTACAAGAGAACAGATCCGCTTGAAGAAGAGATGGATGCCATGAGGATGCCCGCCTCTCCATGGTCTACGCAAACCGATGATATGTCCGCAGCACATAGCCAGTTGGAAGCGGAACAAAGCGTGGAGGAGCGCCGTACTCATTCCTATGAGGTCAAACGCACAGAGACGGTAGAGGCGGAAGCAAGTCTGTATCAGACTGAACCGGGTTCGGGATATGTTGCAGAACAGAAGATGGAGGCTGTAGAAGCGCCTGCTTCTGCGGACGCAGCGCCAGCACGGGAGATGGAAGAAGCAGCAGAACGTACTTCTACACCGCGCGTACCAGAGATGTATCCGCTTGGACAACTGCACGGTACGTACATTCTCGCACAAAATCAGGATGGGATGTTTATGATTGACCAGCATGCAGCTCAGGAAAGAATCTTCTATGAATACTTCCTCAATAAGCTTCGTCAGGAAGCTATTGAGAGCCAGGATCTCCTCATTCCGATTACGCTGGAGTTGACAGTGGCGGAAGCGGCTGCTGTAGAGGAAGGGCGGGAATGGTTTGAGCACGTAGGGGTTCATATGGAGCCGTTTGGCACGAACAGCTATATCATTCGCTCTCATCCGCGCTGGCTGCCGCGTGGGGAGGAAGAGGCGATTCTGCGCGAGATGGTAGAGATGGTGCTGACATCAAGAAAAGGTATTGACGTAGTAAAGCTGCGTGAAGCGGCGGCTATTACGATGTCCTGCAAAGCGGCGATCAAGGCAAATCGGTATTTAAACCATGCCGAGATGGAGGCGCTGATTGAGCGGCTACGTCGTACAACCAGTCCGTTTACGTGTCCACATGGTCGTCCCATTATCATTCATTTTTCCACGTATGATATTGAGAAGATGTTTAAGCGAGTCATGTAA
- a CDS encoding L,D-transpeptidase family protein has product MGMSKIFSLSFAKLSILLSGILLSVLFFCTVTAYSTHKAVPSYEIRINLWHQSLQLMEDGRTIKQFKVASGTRETPSPVGIFRITSKDTGWGGGFGSCWLGLNVPWGKYGIHGTNKPHLIGQNVSHGCFRMKNRDIEELYEIVPVGTNVIVEGPITGHKDLTYRVLVRGSRGALVQLVQNRLQAAGFYSGTCHGIFDLRTEQAVIQFQKQNHLPVTKQIHRLDLLFLGIIE; this is encoded by the coding sequence ATGGGAATGTCAAAGATTTTTTCGCTCAGCTTCGCAAAACTGAGCATTCTGCTTAGCGGTATTTTATTATCTGTTCTTTTTTTTTGTACTGTAACGGCCTATTCCACCCATAAGGCAGTACCCTCTTATGAAATCCGCATTAACCTCTGGCATCAGAGTCTTCAGCTTATGGAAGACGGGCGGACAATTAAACAGTTCAAGGTGGCTTCAGGTACTCGGGAAACTCCTTCCCCAGTAGGGATCTTCCGTATTACTTCAAAGGATACGGGATGGGGCGGGGGATTTGGAAGCTGCTGGCTCGGCTTAAACGTGCCATGGGGAAAATACGGGATACATGGCACAAATAAGCCGCACCTGATCGGTCAAAATGTAAGCCATGGGTGTTTTCGGATGAAGAATCGGGATATCGAAGAACTGTATGAAATCGTACCCGTGGGAACCAACGTAATCGTAGAGGGGCCGATTACCGGGCATAAGGATTTGACATATCGTGTATTGGTACGCGGTTCGCGCGGTGCATTGGTTCAATTGGTGCAGAATCGCCTGCAGGCGGCCGGCTTTTATTCTGGTACATGCCACGGCATTTTTGATCTACGTACAGAACAAGCCGTGATTCAATTTCAAAAACAAAATCACTTGCCTGTAACAAAACAAATTCATCGCCTCGATCTGCTTTTCTTGGGCATTATTGAATAA
- a CDS encoding aminotransferase-like domain-containing protein has protein sequence MEMNWSSGTKSQPLSKRVYEYILNRVQRGEWKAHEKLPSVRVLAEKLQVHRLTVLKAYQLLKEENIVYVKDKSGYYIHPGTHTPFEDLNYPIVSSYVQKSHLSEIHRVPAAYQFSYALIDPNLLPNRYFSEYMKDIFDVYPKLLSSYSTIQGDEELIAELVRYFRAKYHFHLSIQDVMITSGSQQAIDLVSRIFIQPGDAVLIERPTYSAAIDIFRQQGARIIPIEITTDGYDMERVEALMKQWKPRLFYMNPTFQNPTGYTVPVEQRKLLVELAEKYRCFLVEDDPFRDIYFEKEPPNPLFTYDTAGFVLYICSFSKYIAPGLRIAALCSRPSLINHLFTIKSLADNGTPLLNQKMFLRYFTSKRLHQHIEKLRIALDVRKAVMEKELFATNWEWSSPSGGLNLWVKVPDSVSMEVLLAKSIAQSISFVPGSICDPGKGSHQWIRLSYSYVSEHKLKEGMKKLIYISEHL, from the coding sequence ATGGAAATGAATTGGTCTTCGGGAACAAAGAGTCAGCCACTATCCAAACGAGTGTATGAATACATATTGAATCGGGTTCAGAGAGGTGAGTGGAAAGCGCACGAGAAGCTGCCGTCTGTTCGGGTGCTGGCTGAGAAGCTGCAAGTCCATCGTTTGACGGTATTAAAAGCGTATCAACTGCTGAAGGAAGAAAACATTGTATATGTAAAAGATAAATCGGGCTATTATATCCATCCAGGGACACACACACCTTTTGAAGATCTGAATTATCCGATTGTCTCCTCATACGTTCAAAAGAGCCATCTATCGGAGATTCACCGGGTGCCTGCCGCCTACCAGTTTTCCTATGCGTTGATTGACCCGAATTTATTGCCGAATCGATACTTCTCAGAGTACATGAAGGATATTTTTGATGTATACCCCAAATTGCTGAGCTCTTATTCAACTATCCAAGGGGATGAAGAACTTATAGCCGAACTTGTCCGGTATTTCAGAGCAAAATATCACTTTCATTTATCAATTCAAGACGTTATGATCACCTCAGGCTCTCAGCAGGCGATTGATCTTGTTTCGCGCATTTTTATCCAGCCTGGAGACGCTGTTTTAATTGAACGGCCTACCTATAGTGCTGCAATTGATATTTTCAGACAGCAGGGAGCTCGGATTATCCCCATTGAAATCACGACGGATGGCTATGATATGGAGCGGGTGGAAGCTTTGATGAAGCAATGGAAACCGCGCCTTTTTTATATGAATCCCACATTTCAAAATCCTACCGGTTATACGGTCCCGGTTGAGCAGCGCAAGCTTTTGGTAGAACTGGCAGAGAAATATCGCTGCTTTCTGGTTGAAGATGATCCTTTTCGTGACATCTATTTTGAAAAGGAGCCGCCTAATCCGTTATTTACGTATGATACGGCAGGGTTTGTATTGTATATCTGCAGCTTCAGCAAATATATTGCCCCAGGTCTTCGGATTGCGGCGCTTTGCAGCAGGCCCTCTCTTATAAACCACCTTTTTACCATTAAATCACTGGCAGATAACGGCACACCCTTACTTAATCAGAAGATGTTCCTTCGCTACTTTACATCGAAACGCTTGCATCAGCATATTGAAAAACTAAGAATAGCACTTGATGTCCGGAAGGCGGTTATGGAAAAAGAACTTTTTGCAACCAATTGGGAGTGGAGTAGTCCAAGCGGAGGGTTGAATTTGTGGGTTAAAGTACCTGATTCGGTTTCGATGGAGGTATTGCTGGCAAAAAGCATAGCGCAATCAATTTCCTTTGTGCCGGGATCAATCTGCGACCCTGGAAAGGGATCGCATCAGTGGATTCGCCTAAGCTACTCTTACGTAAGTGAGCATAAGCTGAAGGAAGGGATGAAGAAGCTTATTTATATCTCTGAACATCTGTAG
- a CDS encoding winged helix-turn-helix transcriptional regulator: MSMAEYKGKVKNIQDTPFGYTMSVIGGKWKMVIIYLLAENQPVRFNELKRQIGAITFKTLSSQLKELEADGLVQRKEYPQVPPKVEYSLTDKAETLLPVLEELCEWGVKNQNN; encoded by the coding sequence ATGAGTATGGCTGAATATAAAGGTAAAGTTAAAAATATTCAAGACACGCCTTTTGGTTATACAATGTCAGTTATCGGTGGTAAATGGAAGATGGTTATTATCTACCTTTTAGCAGAAAACCAACCGGTTCGTTTTAATGAACTGAAAAGACAAATAGGCGCTATTACTTTTAAAACATTGAGTTCACAACTAAAGGAATTGGAAGCGGATGGACTGGTGCAACGGAAAGAGTATCCTCAAGTTCCACCTAAAGTTGAGTACAGTCTCACAGATAAAGCAGAAACGCTGTTACCTGTTTTGGAAGAATTATGTGAGTGGGGAGTAAAAAACCAAAATAATTAA